In a single window of the Gemmatimonadota bacterium genome:
- the ccoG gene encoding cytochrome c oxidase accessory protein CcoG has protein sequence MTAPAARGRVLPTLNEDGSRNWLRPKLSTGSWFNRRRIVAYILVIVFIGLPHATIRGKPAILLDVPRRQFTILGSTFLPTDTLLLMLLLASVVIAIFLFSALFGRVWCGWACPQTVYLEFLYRPIERLFEGGRSGSLQLDKRGAHLHPRRLAKYAVYLALSLLLAHTFLAYFVGTEALERWVRLSPVEHPTPFLVMAVTTALIFTDFTWFREQTCLIACPYGRWQSALLDRQSLVVAYDYNRGEPRARGKERATNAGDCIDCHACVTTCPTGIDIRNGLQMECVHCTQCMDACDAIMDQVGKPRGLIRYSSGDALAGKPRHLLRPRVVLYPLALTLFFGGFLYALGTRPAADVTLLRSQAEPFRIEQDGRIANQIRVRIGNRSRVPHAYRIDVRGADDGEVIAPENPVQVNANDLRTTSLFVLLPRTAFRNGRRDITVRIRAGETFSAEYPFNLMGPTAGPGKP, from the coding sequence AGACGGGTCGCGCAACTGGTTGCGCCCGAAGCTCTCCACCGGGTCGTGGTTCAACCGGCGGCGGATCGTGGCCTATATCCTCGTCATCGTATTCATCGGCCTGCCGCACGCGACCATCCGCGGCAAGCCGGCAATCCTGCTCGACGTGCCGCGCCGGCAGTTCACCATCCTCGGCAGCACCTTCCTGCCAACCGACACGCTCCTGCTGATGCTGCTGCTGGCAAGCGTCGTGATCGCGATCTTCCTCTTCTCGGCGCTCTTCGGGCGGGTCTGGTGTGGCTGGGCCTGTCCGCAGACGGTCTATCTGGAGTTTCTCTACCGGCCGATCGAGCGTCTCTTCGAGGGCGGGCGCAGTGGCTCGCTCCAGCTCGACAAGCGTGGCGCGCACCTGCATCCTCGTCGGCTGGCCAAGTACGCTGTTTACCTCGCACTTTCGCTCCTGCTGGCGCACACCTTCCTGGCGTATTTCGTCGGGACCGAGGCGCTCGAACGCTGGGTGCGACTCTCGCCGGTGGAGCATCCCACGCCGTTCCTGGTGATGGCAGTGACTACCGCGCTCATCTTCACCGACTTCACCTGGTTCCGGGAGCAGACCTGCCTGATCGCCTGCCCCTACGGCCGGTGGCAGTCGGCCCTGCTCGACCGACAGTCGCTGGTCGTGGCCTACGACTACAACCGCGGCGAACCACGGGCGCGCGGCAAGGAGCGCGCGACAAACGCAGGCGATTGCATCGACTGCCACGCCTGCGTCACGACCTGTCCGACCGGCATCGATATCCGCAACGGCCTGCAGATGGAGTGTGTCCACTGCACCCAGTGCATGGATGCCTGTGATGCCATCATGGACCAGGTGGGGAAGCCGCGCGGCCTGATTCGCTACAGCTCGGGCGATGCGCTGGCCGGCAAGCCGCGGCACCTGCTCCGACCGCGTGTGGTGCTTTACCCGCTCGCGCTCACGCTGTTCTTCGGCGGGTTTCTGTACGCCCTGGGCACGCGCCCTGCTGCGGATGTCACCCTGCTTCGCTCACAGGCCGAGCCGTTCCGGATCGAGCAGGATGGCCGGATCGCAAACCAGATCCGCGTCCGGATCGGCAATCGCAGCCGCGTGCCACACGCATATCGGATCGACGTACGCGGCGCGGACGATGGCGAGGTCATTGCGCCCGAGAATCCGGTGCAGGTCAATGCCAACGATCTCCGGACCACGTCGCTCTTCGTACTGCTGCCGCGCACGGCGTTCCGCAACGGCCGGCGCGACATCACCGTGCGCATTCGCGCCGGTGAGACCTTCTCTGCCGAATACCCCTTCAACCTGATGGGACCGACCGCCGGCCCCGGGAAGCCCTGA